One stretch of Cryptococcus neoformans var. neoformans B-3501A chromosome 5, whole genome shotgun sequence DNA includes these proteins:
- a CDS encoding hypothetical protein (HMMPfam hit to Cgr1, Cgr1 family, score: 90.3, E(): 4.8e-24): MSAEPSSSAQASAPTVVSVAPSKNGRTPGKAHKSAKTALRRSYISPSVKTPFEKRMEKEKAQQAAKQLEKELKEEKENERQRKVNIIKERRARKEEKQREEELRAKMSAKKLQRMKKREGRSKKING, translated from the exons ATGTCTGCCGAgccttcatcctcagcCCAAGCCTCTGCTCCCACAGTTGTCTCTGTTGCTCCCTCAAAGAATGGCCGTACTCCAGGAAAGGCCCACAAATCTGCCAAAACAGCGCTCCGAAGATCATACATCAGCCCGTCTGTCAAGACACCTTTTGAAAAGCgtatggagaaggagaaggctcAACAAGCTGCTAAACAGCTTGAAAAGGAgctgaaagaggagaaggaaaacgAGAGGCAACG CAAAGTGAACATCATCAAAGAGCGACGAgcgaggaaagaggaaaagcagagggaagaggaattgAGGGCCAAGATGTCCGCAAAGAAATTgcaaaggatgaagaag AGGGAAGGCAGGTCAAAGAAGATCAATGGATGA
- a CDS encoding hypothetical protein (Match to ESTs gb|CF192498.1|CF192498, gb|CF192497.1|CF192497, gb|CF190878.1|CF190878; HMMPfam hit to tRNA-synt_2, tRNA synthetases class II (D, K and N), score: 388.6, E(): 7.8e-114; HMMPfam hit to tRNA_anti, OB-fold nucleic acid binding domain, score: 62.2, E(): 1.4e-15): MSEQKPSVVEQAQDVASKLANAVTDTLKLSEDQKSDLPVVYIDEKAGSDTEGTGAELSPFASPLAAYQSFKPSPESDANPSSVATFMVRKVDSVERNDWIELSASAKKKLVKSIGGWRKAEAKLAAEGERLEKQKKEQAEKDRLRREEAKNVVLVDDPSKESKSAKIWAVPELVGKRVRLQGWVHRFRPQKTNFFVVLRDGSGFLQCILTGDCIRTVDALDLSLECTIEVVGIVEKVKEGQTAPGGVELAVDYWKIIGRAPTGAEALESRLQPDTEASIRADLRHLELRGEIASSVMRFRALLLRAFRESFNKRRITEVTPPCMVQTSVEGGSTLFEFDYYGSKAYLTQSSQLYLETVLPSLGDVYCIQESFRAEKSLTRRHLSEYTHLEAELVFIKFKDLLDHLEDMICEVIDVLLADPVASEIIKTLNPEFVPPQRPFVRLDYRDAITYLNEHGIKREDGEDHVVGDDIAEAAERKMTDQINKPIMLIHFPKSLKSFYMKSLDDAPDFTESVDVLVPGVGEVVGGSMRISDLEELMAGYKREGIPADPYYWFTDQRKYGTTEHGGYGLGVERLLAWILKRYTVRECSLYPRFMGRATP, translated from the exons ATGTCAGAACAAAAGCCTTCAGTTGTAGAACAGGCCCAAGACGTCGCCTCCAAACTCGCCAACGCTGTCACCGACACCCTCAAACTGAGCGAGGACCAAAAGTCTG ACCTCCCCGTCGTTTACATCGATGAGAAGGCCGGATCTGACACAGAAGGAACCGGTGCCGAGCTCTCCCCCTTCGCTTCCCCTCTTGCTGCCTACCAATCCTTCAAGCCCTCCCCCGAGTCTGACGCGaacccttcttctgtcgCAACCTTTATGGTCCGCAAGGTCGACTCTGTTGAGCGCAACGACTGGATCGAGCTTTCTGCTTccgccaagaagaagcttgtGAAGAGCATTGGTGGCTGGAGGAAGGCCGAAGCCAAGCTCGCTGCTGAGGGTGAGAGGCTTGAAAAGCAGAAAAAGGAACAGGCCGAGAAGGATAGACTtaggagagaagaagccaagAACGTCGTTCTTGTCGACGACCCGTCCAAGGAGTCCAAATCT GCCAAAATCTGGGCCGTGCCCGAGCTCGTTGGTAAGCGAGTTCGTCTCCAGGGTTGGGTCCACCGATTCCGACCCCAAAAGACCAACTTCTTCGTTGTCCTCCGAGACGGTTCCGGATTCCTCCAATGTATCCTCACTGGCGATTGCATTCGTACTGTTGACGCCCTGGACTTGAGCCTTGAGTGCACTATTGAGGTTGTCGGTATCGTTGAAAAAGTCAAGGAAGGCCAAACTGCACCCGGTGGTGTCGAGTTGGCTGTGGACTATTGGAAGATCATTGGCAGGGCTCCCACTGGTGCCGAGGCTCTTGAATCCCGACTCCAACCT GACACTGAGGCTTCTATCCGAGCTGACCTCCGACATCTCGAACTCCGTGGTGAAATTGCCTCCTCTGTTATGCGATTCCGtgccctcctcctccgtgCTTTCCGAGAGAGCTTCAACAAGCGCCGAATCACTGAGGTTACTCCGCCATGTATGGTCCAAACCTCTGTTGAGGGTGGTTCTACTCTTTTCGAATTTGACTACTACGGATCCAAGGCCTACCTCACCCAGAGTAGTCAGCTCTACCTCGAGACTGTCTTGCCTAGTTTGGGTGACGTCTACTGTATTCAAGAAAGTTTCAGGGCTGAGAAGAGTTTGACTAGGAG ACATTTATCAGAGTATACTCACCTCGAGGCCGAGCTGGTGTTCATCAAGTTCAAGGACTTGCTTGACCACCTCGAAGACATG ATCTGCGAGGTCATTGACGTCCTTCTCGCCGATCCCGTTGCTTCCGAGATTATCAAGACCCTTAACCCCGAGTTTGTCCCTCCTCAACGTCCCTTCGTCCGACTCGACTACCGTGATGCCATCACGTACCTCAACGAACACGGCATCAAGCGAGAAGACGGCGAGGACCACGTCGTGGGCGATGACATCGCCGAGGCCGCTGAGCGAAAGATGACCGACCAAATCAACAAGCCCATCATGCTTATTCACTTCCCCAAGTCACTCAAGTCCTTCTACATGAAGTCTTTGGACGACGCTCCCGACTTTACTGAGAGTGTCGATGTCCTTGTTCCTGGTGTTGGTGAGGTTGTCGGTGGAAGTATGAGAATTAGCGAtttggaagagttgatggCCGGCTACAAGAGAGAAGGCATCCCCGCTGACCCATACTACTGGTTTACTGACCAGAGGAAGTACGGTACTACCGAGCATGGTGGTTACGGTTTG GGTGTCGAGCGACTCCTTGCCTGGATCCTCAAGCGATACACTGTCCGAGAATGTTCTCTCTACCCCCGTTTCATGGGCCGTGCTACTCCTTAG
- a CDS encoding hypothetical protein (Match to EST gb|CF186256.1|CF186256; HMMPfam hit to Annexin, Annexin, score: 211.5, E(): 1.5e-60) has translation MHDGGAGRCGTRTEHCLLRPGRSITTTNEIDPVLVITRYPQLGIFSFHPEIFPVTSKYLSPAQLPQRTLLYILPLFSWTTLLALPSHLTSTSTTQTAMYGQQNNYGTPPPQQWGQAPPQGYQPGYQNGPPAATYGAHPSQQQQWGAPPGPPQHQPYGAPPANQYGAPPQHQQGYGGHSPQPPFGAPSPAPAGYGVPPIAPPQGQYGTSSPYPQQPPQQGFGGPQQGYGSQPQGQGPMMYLGVPIPAPPPAVPVSTLAGYDARFDAERIRKATKGFGTDERTIIDTLSPLDAFQMDVLSRTYEQTVGRSLKTTLEKELSSWLEYTLVLLSLGPLGGDVYLLHRACKGMGTHEDLLNEVLLGRTNQEIFLLKEAYRRTYNKDLVQIVQGELSMKTERMFNMALSGQRDESPYLNHQLVQQDVETLYRAGPGKIGTDEIAICGILISRSKEHLKAIAQAFPARHRVSLSQMIKSEFSGHMCDALFFIARGVEADGDGVVRDCELLHAAMAGMGTKDERMIYRLVRNHWNRPRFNAIKNQYQVLYRNSLRRAVEGETTGKYEKALVGIIEQN, from the exons ATGCATGACGGCGGAGCTGGAAGGTGTGGGACGC GCACGGAGCACTGCCTTTTGAGACCGGGCAGAAGCataacaacaacaaatgaAATAGATCCGGTGCTCGTTATCACTCGTTATCCGCAACTcggcatcttctctttccacccgGAAATATTCCCTGTAACGAGTAAATATTTGTCGCCTGCACAGCTTCCACAACGGACACTACTTTATATACTCCCTTTGTTCTCCTGGACAACTTTGCTTGCCctcccatctcatctcacatccacatccacaaCACAAACAGCCATGTACGGTCAACAGAACAACTACGGCACGCCTCCTCCCCAACAGTGGGGGCAAGCGCCTCCCCAAGGCTATCAGCCGGGGTATCAGAACGGTCCTCCAGCTGCCACCTACGGCGCTCATCCAtctcagcaacaacaatgGGGCGCGCCTCCTGGTCCTCCCCAGCATCAACCTTACGGTGCCCCTCCTGCCAACCAGTACGGTGCTCCTCCTCAGCACCAGCAAGGATATGGTGGCCACTCGCCTCAGCCGCCTTTTGGTGCGCCCTCTCCAGCTCCCGCGGGATATGGGGTTCCCCCTAttgctcctcctcaagGACAATACGGTACATCCTCCCCTTATCCTCAGCAGCCACCGCAGCAAGGATTCGGAGGTCCTCAACAAGGTTATGGAAGTCAGCCTCAGGGCCAGGGTCCGATGATGTACTTGGGTGTACCCATCCCTGCGCCGCCGCCTGCCGTGCCTGTGAGCACTTTGGCTGGGTATGATGCTCGATTTGATGCAGAAAGGATCAGGAAGGCCACCAAG GGCTTTGGTACAGATGAGAGGACGATTATCGACACGCTGTCGCCTCTGGATGCGTTCCAAATGGATGTATTGTCAAGGACATACGAGCAGACTGTCGGTAGATCTCTCAAGACCACTTTGGAAAAGGAACTTTCAAGCTG GCTCGAATACACCCTTGTCCTCCTTTCGCTCGGTCCTCTTGGCGGAGATGtctatcttcttcaccgcGCGTGCAAGGGCATGGGTACCCATGAAGACTTGCTCAATGAAGTTCTTCTCGGTAGGACCAACCAAGAAattttccttctcaaggAAGCGTACAGAAGAACGTACAACAAGGACTTGGTTCAAATCGTTCAGGGGGAGCTGTCTATGAAGACAGAGAG GATGTTCAACATGGCCTTATCAGGACAAAGAGACGAGTCACCGTACCTCAATCACCAACTTGTCCAGCAAGACGTGGAAACTCTGTATCGAGCTGGACCGGGCAAGATCGGCACT GACGAAATTGCCATCTGCGGCATTTTGATCTCTCGATCCAAAGAGCATCTAAAAGCTATTGCTCAAGCATTCCCCGCTCGTCATCGagtttctctttctcaaaT GATTAAATCAGAATTCTCTGGCCATATGTGTGATGCTCTGTTCTTCATTGCTCGGGGTGTCGAAGCGGACGGCGACGGTGTCGTCCGTGACTGTGAATTACTCCATGCTGCAATGGCCGGTATGGGTACAAAGGATGAAAGGAT GATTTACCGCCTTGTCCGTAATCACTGGAACCGCCCTCGTTTCAATGCCATCAAGAACCAATACCAGGTACTGTATCGCAATTCGCTTAGAAGGGCGGTGGAGGGCGAGACCACAGGAAAGTACGAGAAGGCACTGGTGGGGATCATCGAGCAAAACTAA